In Vibrio neptunius, the following are encoded in one genomic region:
- a CDS encoding XRE family transcriptional regulator, protein MADTVLINGKKLKALREKHALSQEALEQACSQKKGCSVSIATIKRAELGNKLSKRTVGRLATFFSVPIEELLSTTLADSEIEKEPCVEKMALALWVRADSKIIINEILDHISLLSPLITERFGNTLVAAVPCIYDGKKLYLTIQQILLNLSHRVTPYFRAIISTQGLSLQTDNLWYFNEAYIHEMSELALQLESATVLVSDELIEASLQCFCYADQAVVAGYKALLKRSDACFGKTQGRTHEIELFHYAIDKVERINEHCLLTLQGVQGIGKSHLLNVLSDMADQRRWKTVRVDFQLASSPSESLLTALQELRSGTAIDTSMQESNEHDSSIRKEPEQRRQRDNDPVCLLMDNFHLIDEHTLATLLRFIAMSDNETLLIGAAFLPTRTANHHVEAFSSFRVPMINMTLTPLLHQEMEKLSLEGFNVTTEVMNSVLERAQGNPSHFYQLLTSYSQNKIPNEVTLDLESKVDELPGEWQSVMSLISFWDGNVTSADIYAVSNPTSGVIEALLEKKLISLSSEKGIHLNHPFLKDVIQRRTSHREKRAINLTIADYLASGDSSPCQGTQRQLIGYYTKAEEWQQAAQLSLSFGRRCIESGDYNSAKLDLNTALENYQRLPNPEQWLELLFDIYLAQATVARTTKGWVSHSTVVAYQRCIELAKS, encoded by the coding sequence ATGGCAGACACTGTCTTGATCAATGGCAAGAAGCTGAAAGCATTAAGAGAAAAGCATGCGTTATCTCAGGAAGCGCTTGAGCAAGCATGCAGTCAAAAAAAGGGGTGTAGTGTTTCCATTGCCACGATAAAACGTGCTGAACTTGGTAACAAATTGAGTAAAAGAACCGTTGGGCGATTGGCCACTTTCTTCTCTGTCCCTATTGAAGAATTATTGAGTACTACACTGGCCGATTCTGAGATAGAAAAAGAGCCTTGTGTTGAAAAAATGGCTTTGGCGTTGTGGGTTCGTGCTGATTCAAAAATAATCATAAACGAAATACTAGACCATATTTCCTTGTTGTCCCCGTTGATTACTGAACGTTTTGGTAACACCTTAGTTGCCGCTGTGCCGTGTATTTATGATGGCAAGAAGTTGTATTTGACGATTCAACAAATCCTACTCAACCTTTCTCACCGTGTAACGCCCTATTTTCGAGCGATCATTTCAACTCAAGGTTTATCTCTACAGACTGACAACCTTTGGTATTTTAACGAAGCGTACATTCACGAAATGTCAGAACTCGCTTTGCAGCTTGAAAGCGCGACAGTTCTGGTTTCAGATGAGTTAATCGAAGCCAGCCTTCAGTGTTTTTGTTATGCTGACCAAGCTGTTGTCGCAGGTTACAAGGCGTTGTTAAAAAGAAGTGATGCTTGTTTTGGCAAAACACAAGGTAGAACTCATGAAATTGAGTTGTTTCATTATGCCATCGATAAGGTAGAGCGCATCAACGAACATTGCCTTTTAACGCTTCAAGGCGTTCAGGGAATTGGAAAAAGTCACTTGCTGAACGTTCTCTCAGATATGGCTGACCAGCGCAGGTGGAAAACGGTCAGGGTCGATTTTCAGCTTGCTTCATCACCGAGTGAATCGCTGTTGACTGCATTACAAGAATTGCGCTCAGGCACGGCTATCGATACGAGTATGCAGGAAAGCAATGAGCACGATTCCAGCATACGAAAAGAACCAGAGCAGCGACGTCAAAGAGATAATGATCCGGTATGTTTACTAATGGACAATTTTCATTTAATCGATGAGCACACGCTTGCTACCTTGCTCCGATTCATAGCGATGTCTGACAATGAGACGCTACTGATCGGTGCCGCTTTTTTGCCGACCCGTACAGCAAATCATCATGTTGAAGCGTTCAGTTCATTCAGAGTGCCTATGATCAACATGACGCTGACACCGCTTCTGCACCAAGAAATGGAAAAGTTATCTCTTGAGGGATTTAACGTCACAACGGAGGTCATGAATTCAGTTTTAGAAAGGGCCCAAGGGAACCCATCTCATTTTTATCAGCTTTTGACATCATATAGCCAAAACAAAATACCCAATGAGGTTACTCTAGACCTTGAAAGCAAAGTTGATGAACTTCCCGGTGAATGGCAAAGCGTGATGTCATTGATATCTTTTTGGGACGGTAACGTGACATCTGCGGACATCTATGCGGTGTCGAATCCTACCTCTGGTGTGATAGAAGCACTGCTCGAAAAGAAGCTTATCAGTCTGTCTTCAGAAAAGGGGATTCATTTGAATCATCCTTTTTTGAAGGACGTTATTCAACGAAGAACAAGCCATAGAGAGAAACGGGCGATTAATTTAACCATTGCCGATTATCTGGCGTCTGGTGATTCCTCTCCCTGTCAAGGGACACAACGACAGCTCATCGGCTACTATACGAAGGCAGAGGAGTGGCAACAAGCGGCTCAATTGTCGCTCTCTTTCGGACGACGATGCATAGAATCAGGTGATTATAACAGTGCCAAGCTTGACCTTAATACGGCGCTGGAAAACTACCAACGCTTACCAAACCCTGAACAGTGGCTGGAATTATTGTTTGATATTTACTTGGCACAGGCAACAGTCGCTCGAACGACAAAAGGGTGGGTAAGTCATAGTACGGTCGTGGCTTATCAACGATGTATAGAATTGGCAAAAAGCTGA
- a CDS encoding DUF1842 domain-containing protein, whose product MKMESQEILAAHYHIGNGLLGGVSFDIKLLVASEDKSILGKGHIFQAVNPPLNVLTDLNGSFNYQCTMRDCHIMVTLQGYQPYPGIPPVGVDLHNVTLNILLNDDWKSGIASYQYKNSSGEWIEVENQRVTLQVPEHVPSIEQLKVEKGDFTPA is encoded by the coding sequence ATGAAAATGGAATCACAAGAAATTTTGGCTGCGCATTATCATATTGGTAACGGTTTACTTGGAGGAGTGAGTTTTGACATTAAGCTACTCGTCGCCAGCGAAGACAAATCAATTTTGGGTAAGGGACATATTTTTCAGGCAGTTAATCCACCGTTAAATGTGCTGACTGATCTCAATGGCAGTTTCAATTATCAATGTACGATGCGTGATTGCCATATCATGGTGACGTTGCAGGGCTACCAGCCTTATCCAGGCATTCCTCCTGTGGGAGTCGATCTTCACAACGTAACACTCAATATCCTACTCAATGATGACTGGAAATCAGGTATAGCATCGTATCAATACAAAAACAGCTCGGGCGAATGGATTGAGGTCGAAAATCAACGCGTTACTCTGCAAGTGCCAGAGCATGTACCAAGCATTGAGCAGCTTAAGGTGGAAAAAGGCGACTTTACGCCTGCGTAA